In Alkalidesulfovibrio alkalitolerans DSM 16529, one genomic interval encodes:
- the nifH gene encoding nitrogenase iron protein produces the protein MRKVAIYGKGGIGKSTTTQNTVAGLAEMGKNVMVVGCDPKADSTRLLLGGLSQATVLDTLREEGEDVELEDVCLQGYAGTTCVESGGPEPGVGCAGRGIITSINLLEQLGAYKQEKELDYVFYDVLGDVVCGGFAMPIREGKAQEIYIVVSGEMMAMYAANNICKGIVKYADAGGVRLGGLICNSRNVDNERQMIEELAKRLGTQMIHFVPRENQVQRAEINRKTVIDFSPEHPQADEYRTLAKKVDENKMFVIPTPLAIEELEKLLIEYGIAN, from the coding sequence ATGCGCAAGGTGGCTATTTACGGAAAGGGCGGCATCGGCAAGTCCACAACGACACAAAACACCGTGGCGGGCTTGGCCGAGATGGGCAAGAACGTCATGGTCGTGGGCTGCGACCCCAAGGCCGACTCCACGCGACTTCTCCTGGGCGGCCTGTCCCAGGCCACGGTGCTCGACACCCTGCGCGAGGAAGGCGAGGACGTCGAACTCGAAGACGTGTGTCTGCAGGGCTACGCGGGCACCACGTGCGTGGAGTCCGGCGGCCCCGAGCCGGGCGTGGGCTGCGCCGGACGCGGCATCATCACCTCCATCAACCTTCTTGAGCAGCTCGGCGCCTACAAGCAGGAAAAGGAACTGGACTACGTCTTTTACGACGTGCTCGGCGACGTTGTCTGCGGCGGTTTCGCCATGCCCATCCGCGAAGGCAAGGCCCAGGAGATCTACATCGTGGTCTCCGGCGAGATGATGGCCATGTATGCGGCCAACAACATCTGCAAGGGCATCGTCAAGTACGCGGACGCGGGCGGCGTGCGCCTGGGCGGACTGATCTGTAACTCGCGCAACGTGGACAACGAAAGGCAGATGATCGAGGAGCTGGCCAAGCGCCTGGGCACCCAGATGATCCACTTCGTGCCGCGCGAAAACCAGGTCCAGCGCGCCGAGATCAACAGAAAGACGGTCATCGACTTCTCGCCCGAACACCCCCAGGCCGACGAATACCGCACCCTGGCCAAGAAGGTCGATGAAAACAAGATGTTCGTCATCCCCACTCCCCTGGCCATCGAGGAGTTGGAGAAGCTGCTCATCGAATACGGCATCGCCAACTAG
- a CDS encoding LeuA family protein → MLIDSTLREGEQRFGAYFSAQAKHAVLDRVAAVGVEEIEAGCAGRCPDTPALVARARAMFDAEGRGRAVSVWCAARKPDLELALSMRPHRVCLGLPVSDAHIEKRLKTTRADILNRLTGLLRHARALGAAYISVGLEDASRADPDFALDVARLAQDEGAARVRLSDTVGILSPGETTALVGRFVNALCIPVAVHCHDDFGLATANALAALDAGAAFADCAALGIGERAGIAATERLAAYLSLRRGAGYDLAALAPLCATVAETLGERVPPHAPVVGERLFWVESGLHADAQYKCSSLYEPFPPETLGLTRRIALGKKSGNAAVRAKLAELGVAEPADLDRLTRTIRAAAGTKGDALDDAEIPELASVDAEAGLSPHPAAPA, encoded by the coding sequence ATGCTCATCGACTCGACCCTGCGCGAGGGCGAACAGCGCTTCGGCGCGTATTTCAGCGCCCAGGCCAAGCACGCCGTGCTCGACCGCGTCGCGGCCGTGGGCGTGGAGGAGATCGAGGCGGGCTGCGCGGGGCGCTGTCCCGACACGCCCGCGCTCGTGGCGCGCGCCCGCGCCATGTTCGACGCCGAGGGGCGCGGCCGGGCCGTGTCCGTGTGGTGCGCCGCGCGAAAGCCAGACCTCGAACTCGCCCTGTCCATGCGGCCGCACCGGGTCTGCCTGGGGCTGCCCGTGTCCGACGCGCACATCGAAAAGCGCCTTAAAACCACGCGCGCCGACATCCTGAACCGACTGACCGGGCTCTTGCGCCATGCCCGCGCGCTCGGCGCGGCCTATATCTCCGTGGGCCTTGAGGACGCGAGCCGCGCCGATCCGGATTTCGCGCTCGACGTGGCCAGGCTGGCGCAGGACGAGGGCGCGGCGCGGGTGCGCCTGTCCGACACCGTGGGCATCCTCTCGCCGGGCGAGACGACCGCGCTCGTCGGGCGCTTCGTAAACGCGCTTTGCATCCCCGTGGCCGTGCACTGCCACGACGATTTCGGCCTGGCCACGGCCAACGCCCTGGCCGCGCTCGACGCGGGCGCGGCCTTTGCCGACTGCGCGGCGCTCGGCATCGGCGAGCGCGCGGGCATCGCGGCCACGGAGCGGCTCGCCGCCTACCTCTCGCTCAGGCGCGGCGCGGGCTACGACCTCGCCGCCCTCGCGCCGCTGTGCGCGACAGTGGCCGAAACGCTCGGCGAGCGCGTCCCGCCCCATGCGCCCGTGGTCGGCGAGCGCCTGTTCTGGGTGGAGTCCGGGCTGCACGCCGACGCCCAGTACAAATGCTCCTCGCTCTACGAGCCTTTTCCGCCCGAAACGCTCGGCCTGACCCGACGCATCGCCCTGGGCAAGAAGAGCGGCAACGCGGCCGTGCGCGCCAAGCTGGCCGAGCTTGGCGTCGCCGAGCCCGCCGACCTCGACCGCCTGACCCGGACCATCCGCGCCGCCGCCGGAACCAAGGGCGACGCCCTCGACGACGCCGAGATTCCCGAACTCGCCTCCGTTGACGCTGAAGCGGGGCTTAGCCCGCACCCCGCCGCACCGGCGTAG
- a CDS encoding NAD(P)H-dependent glycerol-3-phosphate dehydrogenase yields the protein MRFAVIGAGSWGTTLADHLAKNGHEVRLWVREAELLAAIRSTGENTWYMPGVKLNENVHASQDASQVASGAEHFLFAVPSQFFRGVLQNIKPLLPKKPVIVCASKGIELGTLATMSMVVEETLASIKPRFAMLSGPSFAFEVMREMPTAVALGCGSKKLGKELQAELSSPTFRVYMNEDYRGVELGGAIKNVIAIAAGISDGLGFGSNARAALITRGLAEMTRLGLAMGAKPQTFMGLSGMGDLVLTCTGELSRNRQVGLRLGKGQKLLDILDSMKMVAEGVKTTEAVYQLGQRHDVELPITDMVYKVLNENKDPSEAVRELMTRALKEEA from the coding sequence ATGCGATTTGCCGTCATCGGCGCCGGAAGCTGGGGCACGACCCTGGCCGATCATCTCGCCAAAAACGGACACGAAGTCCGGCTGTGGGTACGCGAGGCAGAGCTTCTGGCCGCCATCCGCTCCACCGGGGAAAACACCTGGTACATGCCGGGCGTGAAACTCAACGAAAACGTCCACGCCTCGCAGGACGCCTCGCAGGTCGCTTCGGGAGCCGAACACTTCCTCTTCGCCGTGCCGAGCCAGTTCTTCCGGGGCGTGCTCCAGAACATCAAGCCCCTGTTGCCCAAAAAGCCCGTCATCGTCTGCGCCTCCAAGGGCATCGAGCTGGGCACCCTGGCCACCATGTCCATGGTCGTGGAAGAGACTCTCGCCTCCATCAAGCCCCGCTTCGCCATGCTCTCCGGGCCGAGCTTCGCCTTCGAGGTCATGCGTGAGATGCCCACGGCCGTGGCGCTTGGCTGCGGCAGCAAGAAGCTCGGCAAGGAGCTTCAGGCCGAGCTCTCCAGCCCCACCTTCCGCGTCTACATGAACGAGGATTACCGGGGCGTGGAACTGGGTGGCGCGATCAAAAACGTCATCGCCATCGCGGCGGGCATCTCGGACGGCCTGGGCTTCGGTTCCAACGCCCGCGCCGCGCTCATCACGCGCGGCCTGGCCGAGATGACGCGCCTGGGCCTGGCCATGGGCGCCAAGCCCCAGACTTTCATGGGTCTCTCGGGCATGGGCGATCTGGTGCTGACCTGCACCGGCGAGCTCTCGCGCAACCGCCAGGTGGGCCTGCGCCTGGGTAAGGGCCAGAAGCTCCTGGACATCCTCGACTCCATGAAGATGGTCGCCGAGGGCGTGAAAACCACCGAGGCCGTGTACCAACTCGGCCAGCGTCACGACGTGGAACTGCCCATCACGGACATGGTCTACAAGGTGCTCAACGAGAATAAGGATCCCTCCGAGGCCGTGCGTGAACTCATGACACGGGCGCTCAAGGAAGAAGCGTAG
- a CDS encoding GlsB/YeaQ/YmgE family stress response membrane protein — MGIVWFLLIGLCAGWLAGKIMRGGGFGLFGNLAVGVVGALLGGFLFSLLGITAYGLLGSLVTATAGAVVLIWLVSKIKA; from the coding sequence ATGGGCATCGTCTGGTTTTTGCTGATCGGCCTGTGCGCCGGGTGGCTGGCTGGCAAGATCATGCGCGGCGGCGGTTTCGGGCTTTTCGGTAACCTCGCCGTGGGCGTGGTGGGCGCGCTTTTGGGTGGTTTTCTCTTCTCCTTGCTCGGCATCACAGCCTACGGTCTGCTCGGCAGCCTCGTCACGGCCACAGCCGGAGCAGTGGTCCTGATCTGGCTGGTGAGCAAAATCAAGGCCTGA
- the mtnP gene encoding S-methyl-5'-thioadenosine phosphorylase has protein sequence MSIIGIIGGSGLDDPDILKNTRDIEAHTPYGQPNSTLRKGEIEGREVILLARHGRTHTHPPSQVNYRANIWALKEAGCTAILATTAVGSLREEIDRGHLVILDQFIDFTRRRELTFHDRFEPHAPIHTPMADPFDARLRGLLNLACRKLGYPYHEKGTVVTIEGPRFSTRAESNVFRLWGADVINMSIAPECALANEAGIPYAAVAMSTDYDCWKTDEEPVTWDEILRIFRQNADRVTSVLQEAIRGL, from the coding sequence ATGTCCATCATCGGCATCATCGGCGGCAGCGGCCTGGACGACCCGGACATCCTGAAGAACACGCGCGACATCGAGGCGCACACACCCTACGGCCAGCCCAACTCCACCCTGCGCAAGGGCGAGATCGAGGGCCGCGAGGTCATCCTTTTAGCCCGCCACGGACGCACGCACACACATCCGCCGAGCCAGGTCAACTACCGCGCCAACATCTGGGCTCTCAAGGAGGCCGGTTGCACAGCGATCCTGGCGACCACGGCCGTGGGCTCGCTGCGCGAGGAGATCGACCGCGGCCACTTGGTGATCCTGGACCAGTTCATCGACTTCACGCGACGGCGCGAGTTGACTTTCCACGACCGCTTCGAGCCGCACGCGCCCATCCACACGCCCATGGCCGACCCCTTCGACGCGCGCCTGCGTGGGCTCTTGAATCTGGCCTGCCGCAAGCTCGGCTATCCCTACCACGAGAAAGGCACGGTGGTGACCATCGAGGGACCGCGCTTCTCCACGCGCGCGGAGTCAAACGTCTTCCGGCTGTGGGGGGCGGACGTGATCAACATGTCCATCGCCCCGGAATGCGCCCTGGCCAACGAGGCGGGCATTCCCTACGCGGCCGTGGCCATGTCCACGGATTACGACTGCTGGAAGACCGACGAGGAGCCCGTGACCTGGGACGAGATCCTGCGCATCTTCCGCCAGAACGCCGATCGCGTGACCTCGGTGCTGCAGGAGGCCATCCGAGGCCTCTAG